A stretch of the Helicoverpa armigera isolate CAAS_96S chromosome 5, ASM3070526v1, whole genome shotgun sequence genome encodes the following:
- the LOC110379162 gene encoding protein obstructor-E produces the protein MKSLLFVVGFVCALVSAQEFDCPEKSGFYPDPYQCDLYYKCSKGVSEARLCPDGLVFSDENPNKERCDIPSNVDCGDRKELQEPKPTKGCPRQNGYFKHPDPQACDKFYYCSDGTPNEMPCPPGLYFDEETSNCDWKESVNRQCDHITKDLLDDGFSCPDGEVMGPNGRALPHPTFPHPEDCQKFYICRNGVQPQKGLCPLGKVYNEDTFMCDDPEKVQGCENFYEGQTFEKSKPKKA, from the exons TTTCAGCACAGGAGTTCGACTGTCCTGAAAAGAGCGGTTTCTACCCGGATCCCTACCAGTGCGACCTTTACTACAAATGCAGCAAAG GTGTATCAGAAGCGAGGCTATGTCCAGACGGTCTGGTGTTCTCCGATGAGAACCCCAACAAGGAGCGCTGTGACATCCCCTCCAATGTAGACTGCGGAGACAGGAAGGAATTGC AGGAACCGAAGCCGACTAAAGGCTGCCCCAGACAGAACGGATATTTCAAACATCCCGATCCTCAG GCTTGCGACAAGTTCTACTACTGCTCCGACGGTACCCCCAATGAGATGCCGTGCCCCCCCGGCCTGTACTTCGACGAGGAGACCTCCAACTGTGACTGGAAGGAGTCCGTCAACAGGCAGTGTGACCATATCACCAAGG ATTTACTTGACGACGGCTTCTCCTGCCCCGACGGCGAGGTGATGGGCCCCAACGGTCGCGCCCTCCCCCACCCCACCTTCCCTCACCCAGAAGACTGCCAGAAGTTCTACATCTGCCGCAACGGAGTCCAGCCCCAGAAGGGACTCTGCCCATTGGGCAAGGTCTACAATGAGGACACCTTCATGTGCGATGACCCTGAGAAAGTGCAAGGATG TGAAAACTTCTACGAAGGCCAGACATTTGAGAAAAGCAAACCTAAGAAGGCGTGA